The Marinitoga hydrogenitolerans DSM 16785 genome includes the window AGGAGCGAAGCTCCTCTTTTGTTATATTATTAATTTTAATAATTCAGTATAATTCGCAACTTTCTTACAGTCTAATTCTGGATGTTTATTATAAGGATCATATAATATAAAATCCATTCCAACATTTTTTGAACCCAGATAATCGGAATCTGGATTATCGCCAATATAAACAGAGTTTTTAATAGAAACATTAGATAATTTTGCAGCTTCATAAAAGATTAAAGGATCAGGTTTTGGTTTCCCGACCTTTTCAGAAGTTAATATGAATTCAAAATATTTATCAAGGTTTAAAGCTTTACTTCTACCTTTTTGCACCTTTTCAACACCATTTGTAATGGCGGCCATCCGCTGCTTTTTTTCTTTTAGAATTTTCAATAAATTTTCAGCACCATCTAAAAAAAAGCCTAATTTAGATAGGTTTTCAAGATAAATATCAGAAACTTTGTTTAAATCAAATTTTGAATCTAATCCAATAGAACTAAAAAATTCTCTAAAACGTTCGACAATTATCACTTCCTTGGGATATGTTCCATTAGAAAAAAGTTTCCACCATTTTTCATTAATGGGTTTATAAATTTCTATATATTCTTCTTTCACAGTAATTGAAAAATGTTTTAGCGTATTAAAAAGGGCAACTTTTTCAGATTTTTCAAAATCGAGTAACGTGTGATCTAGAT containing:
- a CDS encoding YjjG family noncanonical pyrimidine nucleotidase; translated protein: MKYEIVYFDLDHTLLDFEKSEKVALFNTLKHFSITVKEEYIEIYKPINEKWWKLFSNGTYPKEVIIVERFREFFSSIGLDSKFDLNKVSDIYLENLSKLGFFLDGAENLLKILKEKKQRMAAITNGVEKVQKGRSKALNLDKYFEFILTSEKVGKPKPDPLIFYEAAKLSNVSIKNSVYIGDNPDSDYLGSKNVGMDFILYDPYNKHPELDCKKVANYTELLKLII